GGTTGACCAGGTTGATGCCTTCCAGGTCGAGGTTGGCGTAGGGCTCGTCCAGCAGCCACAGCGGCGCCGGCGACAGCCACATGCGGGCCAGGGTAACGCGCTTCTTCTGTCCGGCCGAGAGCTGGCGGGCAGGGGCGTCCTCGTAGCCGGCCATGCCGGTGATCTCCAGCGCGGCCTCGATCCGCTGGCCCTCGCGGCGGCCGTGCAGGCCGCACAGGAAGTCGAGGTTCTCCAGCACCGTCAGCTCGCCCTTGAGCGCCGGCAGGTGGCCCAGGTAGGCCACGGCGCGGGCGCGCAGGTCGGCGGCGGCGGGCTTGCCCTGGACCAGGACCTGGCCCGAGTCGGCGCGCAACAGCCCGGCCAGCACCCGCAGCAGGGTGGTCTTGCCCGATCCGTTACTGCCCTGGACCAGCAGCGCCTCGCCGGCATCGACCGCGAAATCGAGCGGGCCGAACACCGGCTCCTCGTTGCGGGCGAACGCCAGGCCATGGGCGGCCAGCAGGGGGGCGTGGGCGGTGTCGGTCATCGGCGCGCATTGTAGCCGCGGGCGCCGCGGCGGCAGTTGCCCGGGCGCATTGCGCGGGGTGGGTGATGCGGGTAGGGGGGCGGCGCTTCTAGCCCCTCTCCCGGAGGGGCGACCTGTCTGCGTGACTGGCGCGCACGTGGTCGAACGACCGCCTCCCATGGACGTGGCCTGGGCCAAGGGATGGGGGTCGGGGGGTGCTGGCCAAGGGTTAGTACGAACCACGCCAGGTGCCAACCCTTTCCCAGCCCCTCTCCCGGAGGAGAGGGGCTGCTCACGACTTCGCGGCAATCCACTCCACCGGGCCGCCAAGGTCGGCCACTCCGTCCGGCGGCGTCAGATACATGCGCAGCCCAACCGGCTCCCCCGCACGCCAGTGCAGCACCGCCGCCTGGCCGAAGCGGCGTGCGAGGGCGTCCGCCCCGGTGGCAGGAAGGTTCGCGACCAGCCAGCCGGGCTCGGGCCAGTTGCCGTCGGCATCGCTGGCGAGGGTGGGCAGACGGCGCAGGCCCAGCCCGTCCAGCTCCGACTGGAGGGCGGCATCGGCATGCCGGCTTTCGGCCCGGGTGCAGACCTGCGAGCCTGGATTCCAGGCCGTGATCACGGTCCAGCACTCGCCAGGCAGGACTTCGGCAAGTCCCGCGGGCGCCATCTGGCCCGGCCGCAGCAGGAAGGTGCCGTCCGGGCCCCGCACTTCGTAGCGGGCCGCCAGATAGGCCGCCAGCAGCCTTCGGGTCGCGTCCACCGTCGCTGGAATGTGCTTATGCGCCATGTCCCATCATCCCCACGGGCGTCATTGCGTACACTCGCCCCCTCCCTCGCACGACCCGACGCCGAGATGCCGCTGCAGATCCCGCCGACCAAGCTGCCCCGGGTGGGCACCACCATCTTCACCGTGATGTCGCAGATGGCGGCAGAGCACGGTGCGGTCAACCTGGGCCAGGGTTTCCCCGATTTCCCGGTGCCGCAGCGACTGGTGGACGAGCTCGACCGCGCCATGCGCGAGGGCCACAACCAGTACGCGCCGATGACTGGTGCACCGGTGCTGCGCCAGGCGATCGCGTCCAAGGCGCTGCGCTGCTACGGCGCCACGGTCGACCCGGACAGCGAGATCACCGTCACCAGCGGTGCCACCGAGGCGATCTTCAACGCCATCCATGCGGTGGTGCGCCCGGGCGAGGAAGTGATCGTGCTCGACCCGGCCTACGACTGCTACGAGCCGGCGATCGAGCTGGCCGGCGCGCGTGCGGTGCACGTGCCGCTGGATCCGGCCACCTTCGCCGTGGACTGGGACCGGGTGCGTGCCGCGGTCACTCCGCGCACGCGCCTGCTGATGATCAACAGCCCGCACAACCCGTCCGGCGCGATGTTCAGCGCCGACGACATGCGCGAGCTGGCCGCGCTGCTGGACGGCACCGGCATCCTGCTGCTGTCCGACGAGGTCTACGAGCACATCGTGTTCGACGGCCGCCGGCACGAGTCGGTGCTGCGCTGGCCGCAGCTGCGCGAGCGCGCCTTCGTGGTCTCCAGCTTCGGCAAGACCTACCACTGCACCGGCTGGAAGGTGGGCTACGCCATCGCCCCGCCGGCGCTGAGCGCGGAGTTCCGCAAGGTCCACCAGTACAACGTGTTCTGCACCTTCGCCCCGGCCCAGCACGCGTTCGCGGCGATGATCCGCGACGAGCCGGAGCACGACGAAGAGCTGGGCGCGTTCTACCAGGCCAAGCGCGACCGCTTCCGGGAGCAGCTGCTGGGCACCCGGCTCAAGCCGCTGCCGGTGCCGGGCGGCTACTTCCAGCTGGTGGACTACTCGGAGGTCAGCGACCTGCCGGACCACGAGTTCGTGAAGTGGCTGACCATCGAGAAGGGCGTGGCCGCGATCCCGCTGTCCCCGTTCTACGAGAACCCGCCGGCCGCCCAGCGCCTGGCCCGCCTGTGCTTCGCCAAGAACGAGGCCACGCTGGATGCGGCAATTGAGCGCCTTATGGCGCTGTGATTCGGGATTGGTGATTCGTGATTCGAAAGAGCAGAAGCACGTGATCGCCATTCGGGTCCGACCCACGCCAGAAAGCACCCCTTTCGCC
This genomic interval from Pseudoxanthomonas suwonensis 11-1 contains the following:
- the ccmA gene encoding heme ABC exporter ATP-binding protein CcmA, producing the protein MTDTAHAPLLAAHGLAFARNEEPVFGPLDFAVDAGEALLVQGSNGSGKTTLLRVLAGLLRADSGQVLVQGKPAAADLRARAVAYLGHLPALKGELTVLENLDFLCGLHGRREGQRIEAALEITGMAGYEDAPARQLSAGQKKRVTLARMWLSPAPLWLLDEPYANLDLEGINLVNRMVSAHLRDGGATLLTTHGAYAAPPVRTRMLALGAEA
- a CDS encoding DUF3293 domain-containing protein, translating into MAHKHIPATVDATRRLLAAYLAARYEVRGPDGTFLLRPGQMAPAGLAEVLPGECWTVITAWNPGSQVCTRAESRHADAALQSELDGLGLRRLPTLASDADGNWPEPGWLVANLPATGADALARRFGQAAVLHWRAGEPVGLRMYLTPPDGVADLGGPVEWIAAKS
- a CDS encoding pyridoxal phosphate-dependent aminotransferase, whose translation is MPLQIPPTKLPRVGTTIFTVMSQMAAEHGAVNLGQGFPDFPVPQRLVDELDRAMREGHNQYAPMTGAPVLRQAIASKALRCYGATVDPDSEITVTSGATEAIFNAIHAVVRPGEEVIVLDPAYDCYEPAIELAGARAVHVPLDPATFAVDWDRVRAAVTPRTRLLMINSPHNPSGAMFSADDMRELAALLDGTGILLLSDEVYEHIVFDGRRHESVLRWPQLRERAFVVSSFGKTYHCTGWKVGYAIAPPALSAEFRKVHQYNVFCTFAPAQHAFAAMIRDEPEHDEELGAFYQAKRDRFREQLLGTRLKPLPVPGGYFQLVDYSEVSDLPDHEFVKWLTIEKGVAAIPLSPFYENPPAAQRLARLCFAKNEATLDAAIERLMAL